The following proteins are co-located in the Telopea speciosissima isolate NSW1024214 ecotype Mountain lineage chromosome 9, Tspe_v1, whole genome shotgun sequence genome:
- the LOC122640653 gene encoding vascular-related unknown protein 4-like isoform X1 has translation MEDSMMSSINKAISLDEGRTDSPEESGWTEYFEDFMNENRDNTCCSDDFRTSSLVSDAASCAAWKFSDHKQVIEFSPMMGTEQNCKKLKIKKKRSRKILNDEDDLEDTASSPCNSPTVSELSQLHMNRRKRDDNLDTSQGKESKQIDERNELGFIGTENYCTELKKRGLCLVPISMLTNYLG, from the exons ATGGAGGACTCAATGATGTCTTCTATTAACAAAGCAATTTCTTTAGACGAAGGAAGAACAGATTCCCCTGAAGAGAGTGGTTGGACTGAATATTTTGAAGACTTCATGAATGAAAATAGAGACAACACTTGTTGTTCTGATGATTTTAGAACCTCTTCTTTGGTTTCTGATGCTGCTTCTTGTGCTGCATGGAAGTTTTCTGATCATAAACAAGTTATTGAGTTCTCTCCAATGATGGGTACTGAACAGAATTGCAAgaaattgaagatcaagaagaagagaagcagaaAAATCTTGAATGATGAAGATGATTTGGAAGACACTGCCAGTTCTCCTTGTAATAGTCCCACG GTTAGTGAGTTAAGTCAATTGCAtatgaacagaagaaagagagatgataACTTAGACACTTCTCAG gggAAGGAAAGTAAGCAGATTGATGAGAGAAATGAATTGGGTTTCATTGGTACAGAAAATTACTGTACAGAACTGAAGAAAAGAGGGCTTTGCTTGGTTCCTATTTCCATGCTTACCAACTACCTTGGATAA
- the LOC122640653 gene encoding vascular-related unknown protein 4-like isoform X2, with amino-acid sequence MEDSMMSSINKAISLDEGRTDSPEESGWTEYFEDFMNENRDNTCCSDDFRTSSLVSDAASCAAWKFSDHKQNCKKLKIKKKRSRKILNDEDDLEDTASSPCNSPTVSELSQLHMNRRKRDDNLDTSQGKESKQIDERNELGFIGTENYCTELKKRGLCLVPISMLTNYLG; translated from the exons ATGGAGGACTCAATGATGTCTTCTATTAACAAAGCAATTTCTTTAGACGAAGGAAGAACAGATTCCCCTGAAGAGAGTGGTTGGACTGAATATTTTGAAGACTTCATGAATGAAAATAGAGACAACACTTGTTGTTCTGATGATTTTAGAACCTCTTCTTTGGTTTCTGATGCTGCTTCTTGTGCTGCATGGAAGTTTTCTGATCATAAACAA AATTGCAAgaaattgaagatcaagaagaagagaagcagaaAAATCTTGAATGATGAAGATGATTTGGAAGACACTGCCAGTTCTCCTTGTAATAGTCCCACG GTTAGTGAGTTAAGTCAATTGCAtatgaacagaagaaagagagatgataACTTAGACACTTCTCAG gggAAGGAAAGTAAGCAGATTGATGAGAGAAATGAATTGGGTTTCATTGGTACAGAAAATTACTGTACAGAACTGAAGAAAAGAGGGCTTTGCTTGGTTCCTATTTCCATGCTTACCAACTACCTTGGATAA
- the LOC122641022 gene encoding uncharacterized protein LOC122641022, which translates to MDKQCNLNKDELIAAVMAACSAGMLSMIAWYLTGELVDEAETTGEHMTGDEEVNLGGIEEGMEASSEQTKAPPDSSLHSGGNLNKIHSSHHIMETMNSVAANLGKIAEALDRNNKLSIDNLYNEIMKIQDFDDELLVEALEYVASDDKKAMTFLTLNEKRRKNWLLKHLRGQSC; encoded by the coding sequence ATGGATAAACAGTGCAACCTTAACAAAGATGAGCTCATAGCTGCTGTTATGGCTGCTTGTTCTGCGGGAATGTTAAGCATGATTGCATGGTATTTGACCGGTGAGCTTGTGGATGAGGCAGAGACTACTGGTGAGCATATGACAGGGGATGAAGAGGTCAATCTTGGTGGCATAGAGGAGGGCATGGAAGCATCATCAGAGCAAACCAAAGCTCCTCCAGATTCTTCATTACACTCTGGTGGGAATCTGAACAAGATCCATTCCTCCCATCATATCATGGAGACAATGAATTCAGTGGCTGCAAACCTTGGCAAAATTGCTGAAGCATTAGACCGAAACAACAAATTAAGCATAGACAACTTGTATAATGAGATTATGAAGATCCAAGATTTCGATGATGAACTTCTTGTGGAAGCCCTTGAGTATGTTGCTTCTGATGACAAGAAGGCCATGACATTTCTCACTTTGAATGAAAAGAGACGAAAAAATTGGTTGTTAAAGCATTTACGTGGTCAAAGTTGTTAA